In Paenibacillus xylanilyticus, the genomic window TTGCATCCCAATTCACCGCACAGGGGATGGATGTAAAAGTGGCACATGTAGCCAAGGAGTTTGTTGGCGGCGAGGGAACCATGACCCATATGATCAAGGATCGTGATTTTCACCCGAACCAGTTTGGTTACGAAGCGATCGCCAAGGTCTTTGCAGAAACGATCTGGGGCGATTATACCAAACTGACCGCGCCAGCAGCAGGTGAACCGATGAACATCATCGTTAGCGGCAAAACGTTGAACACGCCGTATAAACCCATCATTCGCAATGGGAAAAATTTTGTGGCGATTCAGGACATCGTGAACGCTGTAGGGGCTACCACGGTTTGGGACAATAAAACCTCCACGGCAACCATTACATACGGAGACCGTAAGGTCGCTGTGAAGATTGGGGCAAATGCGGTTCAGGTGAATGGCGCATCTGTTGCCGTAGATACACCTGCGTTCCTGAACAAGGTAGGCAAGGAGTCCAAAACATACGTGCCACTGGCCATGGTAGCTGAAGGTCTTGGCTTTGATGTGCAATATGTGGCGAAGTTGAAGACGGTATTCGTTAATCCATAAGCCAATGTGAAGCTATTTTATCGAGAAGCCGGGTTGATCTAACGATCAATCCGGCTTCTTTTCGAAGTGCCTTTGAATAGGACGCTATATGTTGCATAAATATGACTTGTCATCTGCCCATGGATGTGTAAATATGAAAATAACTTACAGTAGAACGAGACTCTCACACCTGCCTGCACCCTTCGCTGGGCCAAAGGAGCGCTTTGGATGAGAAAAATTAAAAACGCTTTCACATCGCTGCCGATCCATCACAAAACCATTCTTCTCATCGGATTTTTGATGCTGATCAGCTTCACCTTTTATGTTTCTGTCCTAGGGTATGTATTCAGAATCTATGATCGTCAAATCTATGAGAAGTCGTCCCAGGTACTGAATATGTCTTCTGTGGGCATCGAGAATCAGCTGCGCGAAATCGCCAATCTTTCCTTCAAGGTCATGTCGGACGAGGCGCTCCAGCAGTACCTTCTGCAGTTGGATAAGGCAGAATCCGGATACGAGAAAAATGGGCTGCTCAAAAAGATAACCAACCGACTTGTCGCATATGCAGGATCGGAGAAGTACATCTATTCCATGATATTTATCGATAATGATCAGAACGTTATGGCTGCGGGGAACCGCGAGGGAATATCAGAGTCCATGCAGACGGAACTGATTGCACTCGGACAGCAGTATTCAGGATCCAATGCATGGTATACGAGTGGAGATCAGCAAGCCAGGCTGATATCGGTTAGGCAGGTCAAGTCTTTTACAGGTGGGGCCTTTACCTTGGAGAAGCTCGGAACGCTGATTATTCGGGTACGGCTGGATCGTATTGTTCAGGATCAGATGCAGCACCCCGCTGAGGATTCGCAGCTGCTGATTACGGATGGGCGAGAGGTGATCTATCCCACACAATCGTCAGTGACCGATTCCGAGTTGGAATCCGAATTGAAGCGGACACAGCCTTACGGGATTTCCATGTTTGAACAAGGTAGAAATTTCGTCGCTCGTGCACATTCGTCCTATACGGATTGGGTGTACCTTTATATGACGCCGTTTGACCAGATGTTTAAGCAGATACAGTTTGTCAAACAATTGGTTACTGTCATCTTCTTTATGATTTTGCTGGTGGCACTTGTGTTCGGAGCCAAGCTGTCCCGCAGCATTACACAGCCGATCGCCCAGTTGATCAAGAAGATGCGCAACATTGAAAAGGGTGATCTGGATAAGCTGGAGGAGGCTGCTCTGGGCAATGTTCCGGTATCTTCCCAAAATGAAGTGGGGCTGCTCCATCGAACATTCAAAATGATGCTGCAGCGCATCAGGGAACTGATTGACGAGAATTATGCGAAGCAGCTGGTCATTCGGGAGACAGAGTTGAAAGCGCTTCAAGCACAGATCAATCCTCATTTCCTCTATAACACGCTGGAGTCCATTAACTGGCTGGCCAAAGTACAGAAGCAGCGGCAAATTTCCGAAATGGTCGAGGCACTCGGCTTCCTGCTGCGCAGTTCAGTGAATATGTCCGAGAAGTGGATCACGCTGGAAAGGGAGCTGGATATCGTCCGCAGCTATGTGACCATTCAGCGCACGCGATTTGAGGAAAGGCTTGATTTTGATATGGATATCGCTCCTGAGGTGGGGAGTGCACGACTTCCGAAGCTAACGTTACAGCCTTTGGTGGAGAACGCTATTCACTATGCGCTTGAACCGAGTATACACCCGTGTAAAATTCGGATTCGAGCCAGAGCAGAAGATGACAAGATTATCATTGAAGTAGAGGATGACGGACCGGGCATGACGCCGGAGTTTTTGGAGCAACTGCAGGAAGGACGCATTCAGACAAGAGGGCAAGGCATAGGTTTATCCAACATCCAGGAACGGATCAGGCTGACCTTCGGTGAGGAGGGCAGCATGGTCATGAGCAGTAATCCCGGTGCCGGGACCGTAGTATCGATCAGAATACCTTGGATCAGAGAGGACGATGACGATGTACAAAGTGATGCTCGTAGATGACGAACGTGTGATTTTGGAGGGGATCTCCCAAGTGGTGGATTGGGCGGCAGCCGGTACGGAATTGGTGGACACCGCCAGGAATGGGATTGAGGCATTGGACAAAATCGGTCATTCCAGACCTGATATTATTATTACCGATATATCCATGCCGGGCTTGGATGGACTGGGACTTATAGAAAAGGCTTCTGAAGCCTACCCGGGCCTACGGTTTATCATGCTGTCCGGGTACAAAGAGTTTGAATATGCGCGCCGGGCCATGCAATATGGCGTGAAGCATTACTTGCTGAAGCCCTGCAATGAAAATCAGATTCATGATGCCCTGTCGGAACTGCTTCAAGAGCATCAGGATGCACAGGTAAAAGAGCATGTGGCTGGGGAAATGAAACAACGGCTGCAAAGGGTACTTCCCCATGTAAAAGAACAATTTTTGCTCGAGTTCATGACCAATCGGACATATGGTCCAGTCGACCTGGAGTATTATCAGGAGCTGTTCAATCTGAAACTCGAAGCAAGTCAAGTTCGCTTGTTATTGTTCCATATCTCGGACGAACATGACTACAGTCATTTGTTTGCCATCAAGAACATTGCCAGTGATCTGCTGCCGTATGTTTTATTAAGCACAACCATTGAAGGCAAGCTGCTGATTCTGCTGGAGGATTCGGCTGATTACACTGACTTAAGGGAGAGAATTGAGGAAGTGAGAGCGGCCTTTACCAGGCTCTATAAATTACAGGTGACGGCCGCACTTAGCGAAGCGGACCACATGGTCCAGTCACGGCGTCTGTATCGTGAGGCGCTGCAATGTCTGAACCATCGCTTTTTCATCGGAGAAGGCAAATTGATCACGAAGAATGATGTAGCCATTGCCGGGGAATGTGAAGGTGTGCATGCCGAGCAGGATGCCGAACAATTGTGCCAACTGATTAAGTCGGGGAATAGCGAGGAAGCCAGTGCCGAAGTTGATCGCCTGTTTGAGCGTTTAGCCGGACAGCAGCTTGATATTGAGGTCACCCGATCTTATGTTGTTCAGCTCTATTCAGCCATGATTCACGTCTGTCCGCCTGAAGAGGCCACGGAGTTTACGCAGCGGATGGCAGAGCTTCCCCACATGGATACCTTGTCCGGACTGAAGTCTTTTATCGCCAACAGCACAGCCAATCTGACCTCCGGTTATTATAAAAATCATATAAGCCGTCAGTCTTCCGCTGTGGAGAAGATGATGGATATTGTAGATAAACACTACGGTGAGGCTGATCTTTCACTGAATGGTGTTGCCCATCAGATGCTGTATATGAATCCGGATTACCTGGGCAAAATTTTCAAAAAAGTAACAGGAGAAAACTTCTCCAACTATGTGAATCGTCTGCGCATTGAGCGTGCATGTGAGCACATTCGCCGAGGCGGGGATGTAAAGGTATTTGAGCTTGCGGAACTGTTCGGCTTCGGAGGCAATTCGCAATATTTCAGTCAGGTGTTCAAAAAGTGGACCGGCATGACACCAACCGAATACAGAAGATCCGGCATATAACAATTAATTGCCGCTCCTTGGACGTTGTATGAGGGGGACAAACAACACCGTGAAGGGTGAATGTTGTCCTCCTCTGTTTTTTGAACCAACAAGACGGATTTGTGTATTCAACTCTGGTCGTACATTTGCGAAAATGACAATATCAAGTTTGTGAAAGCGTTATCAGAAAGACGAGGATAACCCTTTCACAAAACCATATCCACACAAAAAGGGGAGATTGGCATGGTGAAAAAGGCAATATTCCTGATGATGGCAATGCTGCTGGTATTTACGGCGGCGTGCAGCTCAGATGGAGAATCGGGAGGAACATCCGCGGATGGCTCGGTGACGCTGCGTATCGCGTGGTGGGGCTCGGATACACGTCATGAGTACACGCAGAAGGTCATTGACTTGTACAAAGAGAAAAATCCGAACGTCAAAATTGACGTCGAGTATGCCTCGTTTGATGACTACTGGAAAAAGCTCGCTCCACAAGCTGCAGCGAATCAGCTGCCAGACATTGTTCAGATGGATATTTCCTACATCAGCCAATATGCACAAAATGGTCAACTGGAAGATCTGGCTCCTTACCTTGGCAATCAGATCAAGGTGGATGATGTTTCCGAGAACGTCATCAGTACTGGCGTAATCAACGGCAAGCAGTATGGTGTCCCTGCCGGGGTTAACGTACTGGGCTTCCATTATGACCCGGCACTGCTCAAAAAAGCAGGAGTGGATACATTCCCGGAAAATCTGACTTGGGAGTCGTACGAAGCGCTGGGTAAACAAACTGCAGAAAAAGGACTGTACTTGGATGGCGGGGTAGCTCCGGATATTTTCTTCCACTATTTCCTGCGGACCAAAGGTTTGTCACTTTACAATGCTGAAGGTACAGGACTTGGATATGACGATGATAAATTGTTTGTGGAGTTCTTCGGTTTGATGCGTCGCATGATCGAACAAGGAGCGGCACCTTCGCCGGATATTGCTAACCAGACGAAAGGGATTATCGAGGAATCCGATCTGGTCAAAGGCAAAGGAATCGGAATCTGGCAGTGGTCCAACCAGTTTGTAGCCGTACAGCAAGTTGCTGACCGTCCACTGGAGTTTGCTCCAATGCCTGGACCTGACATGGAAAAGGGCCTCTACATGCAGCCGAGTATGTACTGGGCAGTCACTTCGAACTCGAAAGTGAAGGAAGAAGCCGCCAAATTCATCGATTTCTGGGTGAATGATGTGGAAGCCAACAAACTGATCAAGGGCGAGCGCGGTGTGCCGATCTCCGGCAAAATCAAGGATGCTATTGCACCTGAACTGAGTGAGCCAACGAAGCAGGTATTTGACTTTGTAGCAGCCATGGAACCAAAAGCTTCACCAATGAGTCCACCACCACCAGTGGGTTCTCCTGAAGTCATTGCGTCTCTGGCGGATGCCGTTGAGGAATTGAATTTCGGCAGAATTACACCGGAACAGGCAGCGGAGACATTCCGTAAAAACGCTGAAGCGGTTCTGGCCAACAATAAATAACAGTTGAATGATTGCTTGCTCATCCCACCCGGGATGACGGGGACTGGGGCTGCTCGCTAACCGCGGGGGCCTTTCCCCGTCCATTTGTGAATCCCCCGTTTGTCGGAAGCAGGCAGATCAATAAAGGAGGTTCATTCCGTTGAGGCAGTATTCGTCGTTGCGCAGAAACCTGACCGGGTACGCATTTATTAGTCCGTTTATTATCGGATTTCTGGGCTTTACGCTGATCCCGATGTTTGTGTCCTTATACATGTCGTTCACGAGTTATAACCTGTTCACTTCTCCCCGGTGGATTGGGATGGACAACTACACCAAAATGTTTTTTGAAGACCCGAAGTATTGGAACTCGGTTAAGGTAACCTTCCTGTATGTATTCATTGGTGTTCCTCTGAGACTGGTCTTCGCACTCTTCGTCGCCATGATCCTGAATACCGGTTCCCGTATGGTCGGAACGTACCGTACGTTGTATTATCTCCCATCCATTATTGGTGGTAGTGTGGCGGTGTCGATCATGTGGCGTAACCTTTTCAGTAATGAAGGGGTGATCAACAGTGCACTAACCGCAATCGGAATCGGGCCGATCAGCTGGTTCGGTGATCCGGATGCGTCCCTGGTGATGCTGATCTCGCTGTCCGTCTGGCAGTTCGGTTCCTCCATGTTGATCTTTCTGGCAGGACTTAAAAATATCTCCCCCGAGATGTATGAGGCAGCAGGGGTGGACGGCGCAAACCCGATACGCAAGTTCTTTAGCATCACCTTGCCACTGCTTAGCCCGATTATCCTGTTCAATCTGATTATGCAAACGATCGGTGCATTCATGACCTTCGTACCTGCATACATCATCTCCAAAGGAGAAGGTGGCCCAATGGATGGTACGATGCTGTACTCACTGTACTTGTTCCGTCAGGCCTTTATGTTTAACAATATGGGTTACGCTTCGGCAATGGCCTGGATCATGCTCATCATGATTGGTTTGCTAACCGTAGCTGTGTTCCTGACATCCAAGTTCTGGGTGTTCTACGAATCTGAAGGAGGGAAGTAACGATGGTTTGGAAAAATGTAAAGTGGCCGATTTATCACCTGTTCGTTGCAGCTTTAGCCCTCCTGATGCTGTATCCGGTACTTTGGATGTTATTCAGTTCATTCAAGGAGAGCCGCACCATCTTCGTTACCGCGGAGTCTCTCTTCCCGGCGGAGTGGATCTGGAGCAACTACGTGGATGGCTGGAAAGGCGCGGGCGGAAGACCGTTTATGGACTACATCACCAATTCACTCGTGATCGTAGTCATTTCCACCATCGGTGCCGTGTTATCCTCGTCGCTTATCGCCTTCGGATTTGCCAGACTTAACTTCAGAGGCCGCAGCTTCTGGTTCTCCCTGATGATGTTGACTCTGATGCTGCCGCATGACGTGGTATTGGTTCCGCAATACATTATCTTTACGAAGCTGGGCTGGTTGAATACGATTCTACCGATTGTGGTACCTACATTTTTCGGAATGCCGTTCTTCATTTTCCTGATGGTACAGTTCATTCGTACGATTCCAAAAGAGCTGGATGAAGCAGCAACCATTGATGGATGTAATAAATTCAGGTTGTACATTCAGATTATCATGCCGCTGATTAAGTCCTCGCTGGCGACTGCCGCAATCTTCTCCTTCTACTGGAGATGGGAGGATCTTCTAGGGCCGGTATTGTATCTGAACTCACCGGATAAATATACAGTATCCATGGCGCTCAAAATGTTCCTGGATAGCGAGTCTGCCTCCAACTGGGGTGCGATGTTCGCCATGTCCATCGTGAGCCTGATTCCGGTAGTAGCCGTATTCTTCATTTTCCAGAAACAGATTGTACAGGGCATGAGCACCAGCGGACTGAAAGGATAAACTGTATTCACTGTGGATTATCACTTCATCCAAAAGCTTAAACAGGGAGGTTGTTCCTATTGGATAAAGCTCGGGGTAGTCAAGCCGTTGCCACCGAAGCAGCGGTCTGCAATGAAGAGAAAATTACGCATTGGAAATTTGACTTCGGTCCAGGTGCGGGCATTGAAGGGTACCGGAAAGTGTCAGCCCATAGTACCTACAGGGATACGATCGGTTACGGATTTGAGCCGGATTCTCGTGTTTATGAGAAACAGCGGTTTGGTGAGACAGAAGATCGGGATAGTGTACAGCAAAATCAGCAGTACTCGGGGCAGGCCAATGTGTCTGCCCGATTGCGTTCAAGCTTCTGTATTCCACTCAAGGCATCGTTTATCGTTGATGTGCCGGACGGCACTTATCAGGTACTTCTCATTGCCGGAGATGAGCTCGCTGAGACGGTCACCAGAGTGAAGGCTGGCGAAGGCAGATTAATGCTGCCAACGATCCGTACTCTGCCGGGACAGTGTGCCGAGGTCCGATTTTCGGTTGTGGTCAGAGGCGGAAGGCTTCGTCTGTCCTTCTCCGGTCCGGCCCCGCGGATCAACGCCTTGGAGATTACGCTTGCCAATCAGACGATGACCGTATTCTTGGCGGGAGATTCCACGGTAACGGATCAGCCGGAGAGCGGGTACCCATACTGTGGCTGGGGACAGCTGCTGCCGGCTCAATTCAAGCATGATGTTGCTGTGGATAATCATGCACAATCGGGACGGAGCTCGCGCAGCTTCATTAATGAAGGCCGTTTGGATGCGATCATGAAGCGTATTAAGCCTGAAGATTTCTTGTTCATTCAATTCGGACATAATGATGAGAAGCCGGACCCGGAGCGGGGAACAGAACCGTTCACAACCTATAAGGAGTATTTGAAAAAGTACATTGATGCGGCCCGCGGAGCCGGAGCACGCCCGGTATTGGTGACGCCTGTGCATCGGCGCTATTTTGCGGACGATGGCACGCTGAATGACACGCACGGTGATTATATTATTGCCGTGCGGGAGCTGGCACAAGAGGAAGGTGTTCCGCTAATTGATCTTGCTGAACGCAGCCGTATTCTGTTTGAGCAGGCGGGAATCGAAGGCACCAAGGACGATTTCATGTGGGTGCTTCCGGGTGAATATTTGAACTTCCCGGCAGGGGTGGAGGATAATACGCACTTTCAGGAACGCGGCGGACGGCGACTGGCAGCACAAGTCGCGGAAGGAATCCGCGAGCTTGGACTGCAGCCGCTGCAAATGTATTTACGATAGGGCTAAATATCATGCATAGAGGGGGATTCCTAGTGGCAAGAGAGCATACTGAAGCAGGCCGTTTGGCAAATAGTAGGGCAGCCTTGGCGACAGGTCACACCTATTGGGTTATTCCAGACGGATACATACCGCCAGATAGCCGGGGCTCGCTGGAGAGTCATGAGAGCATCTGTGTTCTCAATACCGGTCGGGAGGAGGCGGTACTCGATATAACCATCTTCTTTGAAGACAGGGAACCGATCGAGAACATAGAAGCGAGCGTACCGGGAAGAAGAACCAGACATATCCGTACGGCATCACTTCATGCCGGAGAGCAGTCTATTCCCTCTGGTGTGCCGTATGCCATCACCGTTTCCAGTAATGTACCTGTCATCATTCAATACAGTCGTTTGGATACCACACAGCCCGAACTGGCACTGATGAGTGTCATGGCTTTTCCCCTGACTTAAATTTGCATGCCAAGACGACGAGCCACCTTGCAACTACTGCAGGTGGCTCGTCGTTTTTTCATATATCACTCCGTGTATTTGTATGTGCTGGCATTTAGGATTTTCACATGGACTTTCACTTTTCCAAGTTTGAATCGTTTGATAGGATCTGCCCGGTTCTGAACCTGCTCTTTCCATAGAGCGAGATCATGACGATACAGATGTTCCACCAGCCCGTAAGAATCGATCTGGCGTGATTTGGTTTTTTCGAACGTATCACGGATTTCGGACTCAATCTGTTTCCCGGCGGCTTCCTCCATCGTTTGGGGAGACTGGTGAGGGCCATGTTCTTCAACGATGATCCCTTCTGCCGAAGTAACGAGGTCGAAGGTGACCCCGCTTCCTTCCTTTCTTGCTGAAATTTTGGTATGCGGGTCATGCAGTTTCAGTGTCAGATCTGGCGTCTTACCTCCATTCTTGTATACGTACAATGGATACCGGTAGACATGTTCATAATTCACGAATCGGGTACCATTCGCTTCCTCGCCCGTCACTTTGCCTTGACTGGTGCCGTTTGAAATGACAAAAAATCCATCCGTTTTGATTAGAGGGGGATTCTTATCCCCATTAGACCAGGTTTGGTTCCTGTTCGTTATGGATGGTAACAGAATGACCGAAGCGGGTTCGCGAAATCCATCAAGAAGCTGATGAAGACGGATCGGTTCGAAGGAAGAGAACTGCTTATACAGCTTGACCGGTTCGAATAGCTCAATGGTCTGGGTGGATTGATTTAACAGGGCAGAGGGAGCAAGTACATCAGGGATGCTTTGTTCCGTACCGTAAATCCAAGGTGTATATCTCAGCTCACCGGAGTGCAGTAGTGTGTTGAAAATATCCTCGAGCTTGCCGTTCAGGGCGTTTTTCGATAAAACGATGGCCTTAACATGGGTCCACAGAGTTTGCTGCTGCGAAGTTTGATAGAGAGCGTTAATAGCCATGCTTAGTGTTGTTCCTTCGCCTCGCCCTATCCAGATCTCGCCTGCTTCCCGAGAAGTTGGTCCCTCCTGTTTGGCAATACTGGAGAAATCGATCAGCTGGGCGTAAGCGATATATTTATTATTCTCATAATCTATCCCGATTCCGGTGATGAAGTTAATGCTCTGAACCTCTTTGGAATCCCAGCAACCCGTCAGGAGGACCATGCAGCTTATAAGCAAGCCACCCAGGGAAAGCCATCTATTCACGGACGTTTCCTCCGTCGGGTGGAATCCTGAGTATGAAGTGCGGCCGGACGTTTGGTCCTTTTCATGGAAGGTTTCATGGATACGGATTGGGTAAAGTCACCGGGAATATAGGGAGATACAGGAGACAAGTAGGACACGCCATAACATTCCAGAGATACGAGATGTACCAGTAAAGCAAATATGCCAATCATAAAACCGAATAATCCGAGGAGGGCTGACAGGACAAGCATTCCGATACGAACCTGGGCTGTAGCTCCACTCAGTACCGTATTCACCAATATGTAGCTGGAAATAACCGAGATGGCGACGGATACAATGATGGTTGGTGAAGTAATTCCGGCGCGAATAGCTGCGTCACCAATGATAAGCCCACCTACCACGCTGACAGTCTGACCTAATGCACGCGGCAGTCTACGGCCTGCTTCGTTGAATAGCTCAAACATGAAGATCATTAGAAATGCCTCCAATGTCACTGGCAAGGGCAAGCCCATACGTGTTTCGGCTATTGTCGCCAGAAGGGGTAAAGGAATCTGCTCCACATTAAAGCTGGTTAAACCGATATAGAAGGCTGGAAAAAAGCAGGCAATAAGCAGGCCGGAAATGCGCAGAATCCGTTCAAATGTCACAATAAAGAAAGGGGTACTCTCGTCTTCCGGTGATTTCAACTGATTAAACAGGGTTGTTGGGGCAATGATGGCTATAGGTGAACCCTCAATCAGAACAGCAAAACGCCCGTTTAAGAGTGAGTCCACGACGTAATCAGGACGCTCCGTATTATCGGTGAGCGGGAAAATACTGCGAATGCCTCCCATCATGGCACGTTCCATAATGGAAGTTCCAAGAAGGCCATCCAATTCAATCTGCTCCAGGTTTTTGCGAGCTTCCTTCAGAATTTCGGGATTAATAATGTCTCTCACATACAAGAGGGCAATAGAGGTTTGGGTTCGGCTGCCCTTCACATATTTTTCATAACACATGGAAGAGGTTTTCATTCGTTTGCGAATGAGAGCAATATTTACGCTTAATTCTTCGGTGAATCCATCACGGGGACCTTTAATCGATGACTCAATCGCTGATTCCTCAGGATTTCGGCCTG contains:
- a CDS encoding sensory rhodopsin transducer — encoded protein: MAREHTEAGRLANSRAALATGHTYWVIPDGYIPPDSRGSLESHESICVLNTGREEAVLDITIFFEDREPIENIEASVPGRRTRHIRTASLHAGEQSIPSGVPYAITVSSNVPVIIQYSRLDTTQPELALMSVMAFPLT
- a CDS encoding carbohydrate ABC transporter permease — protein: MRQYSSLRRNLTGYAFISPFIIGFLGFTLIPMFVSLYMSFTSYNLFTSPRWIGMDNYTKMFFEDPKYWNSVKVTFLYVFIGVPLRLVFALFVAMILNTGSRMVGTYRTLYYLPSIIGGSVAVSIMWRNLFSNEGVINSALTAIGIGPISWFGDPDASLVMLISLSVWQFGSSMLIFLAGLKNISPEMYEAAGVDGANPIRKFFSITLPLLSPIILFNLIMQTIGAFMTFVPAYIISKGEGGPMDGTMLYSLYLFRQAFMFNNMGYASAMAWIMLIMIGLLTVAVFLTSKFWVFYESEGGK
- a CDS encoding ABC transporter substrate-binding protein encodes the protein MVKKAIFLMMAMLLVFTAACSSDGESGGTSADGSVTLRIAWWGSDTRHEYTQKVIDLYKEKNPNVKIDVEYASFDDYWKKLAPQAAANQLPDIVQMDISYISQYAQNGQLEDLAPYLGNQIKVDDVSENVISTGVINGKQYGVPAGVNVLGFHYDPALLKKAGVDTFPENLTWESYEALGKQTAEKGLYLDGGVAPDIFFHYFLRTKGLSLYNAEGTGLGYDDDKLFVEFFGLMRRMIEQGAAPSPDIANQTKGIIEESDLVKGKGIGIWQWSNQFVAVQQVADRPLEFAPMPGPDMEKGLYMQPSMYWAVTSNSKVKEEAAKFIDFWVNDVEANKLIKGERGVPISGKIKDAIAPELSEPTKQVFDFVAAMEPKASPMSPPPPVGSPEVIASLADAVEELNFGRITPEQAAETFRKNAEAVLANNK
- a CDS encoding cache domain-containing sensor histidine kinase, producing MRKIKNAFTSLPIHHKTILLIGFLMLISFTFYVSVLGYVFRIYDRQIYEKSSQVLNMSSVGIENQLREIANLSFKVMSDEALQQYLLQLDKAESGYEKNGLLKKITNRLVAYAGSEKYIYSMIFIDNDQNVMAAGNREGISESMQTELIALGQQYSGSNAWYTSGDQQARLISVRQVKSFTGGAFTLEKLGTLIIRVRLDRIVQDQMQHPAEDSQLLITDGREVIYPTQSSVTDSELESELKRTQPYGISMFEQGRNFVARAHSSYTDWVYLYMTPFDQMFKQIQFVKQLVTVIFFMILLVALVFGAKLSRSITQPIAQLIKKMRNIEKGDLDKLEEAALGNVPVSSQNEVGLLHRTFKMMLQRIRELIDENYAKQLVIRETELKALQAQINPHFLYNTLESINWLAKVQKQRQISEMVEALGFLLRSSVNMSEKWITLERELDIVRSYVTIQRTRFEERLDFDMDIAPEVGSARLPKLTLQPLVENAIHYALEPSIHPCKIRIRARAEDDKIIIEVEDDGPGMTPEFLEQLQEGRIQTRGQGIGLSNIQERIRLTFGEEGSMVMSSNPGAGTVVSIRIPWIREDDDDVQSDARR
- a CDS encoding spore germination protein, producing MEHQAIDITSHETLLASLKKQFDPCADVVIQTFPAKNETDKSVIMLYCDGLTDGKQINQFIIPRLEEHSLLIEEAHPKELGLTLNPIEDLTDAENINLLIFSGQLLLIFGDGEQSCSLDIASIPGRNPEESAIESSIKGPRDGFTEELSVNIALIRKRMKTSSMCYEKYVKGSRTQTSIALLYVRDIINPEILKEARKNLEQIELDGLLGTSIMERAMMGGIRSIFPLTDNTERPDYVVDSLLNGRFAVLIEGSPIAIIAPTTLFNQLKSPEDESTPFFIVTFERILRISGLLIACFFPAFYIGLTSFNVEQIPLPLLATIAETRMGLPLPVTLEAFLMIFMFELFNEAGRRLPRALGQTVSVVGGLIIGDAAIRAGITSPTIIVSVAISVISSYILVNTVLSGATAQVRIGMLVLSALLGLFGFMIGIFALLVHLVSLECYGVSYLSPVSPYIPGDFTQSVSMKPSMKRTKRPAALHTQDSTRRRKRP
- a CDS encoding rhamnogalacturonan acetylesterase; the protein is MTHWKFDFGPGAGIEGYRKVSAHSTYRDTIGYGFEPDSRVYEKQRFGETEDRDSVQQNQQYSGQANVSARLRSSFCIPLKASFIVDVPDGTYQVLLIAGDELAETVTRVKAGEGRLMLPTIRTLPGQCAEVRFSVVVRGGRLRLSFSGPAPRINALEITLANQTMTVFLAGDSTVTDQPESGYPYCGWGQLLPAQFKHDVAVDNHAQSGRSSRSFINEGRLDAIMKRIKPEDFLFIQFGHNDEKPDPERGTEPFTTYKEYLKKYIDAARGAGARPVLVTPVHRRYFADDGTLNDTHGDYIIAVRELAQEEGVPLIDLAERSRILFEQAGIEGTKDDFMWVLPGEYLNFPAGVEDNTHFQERGGRRLAAQVAEGIRELGLQPLQMYLR
- a CDS encoding carbohydrate ABC transporter permease, producing MVWKNVKWPIYHLFVAALALLMLYPVLWMLFSSFKESRTIFVTAESLFPAEWIWSNYVDGWKGAGGRPFMDYITNSLVIVVISTIGAVLSSSLIAFGFARLNFRGRSFWFSLMMLTLMLPHDVVLVPQYIIFTKLGWLNTILPIVVPTFFGMPFFIFLMVQFIRTIPKELDEAATIDGCNKFRLYIQIIMPLIKSSLATAAIFSFYWRWEDLLGPVLYLNSPDKYTVSMALKMFLDSESASNWGAMFAMSIVSLIPVVAVFFIFQKQIVQGMSTSGLKG
- a CDS encoding Ger(x)C family spore germination protein, giving the protein MNRWLSLGGLLISCMVLLTGCWDSKEVQSINFITGIGIDYENNKYIAYAQLIDFSSIAKQEGPTSREAGEIWIGRGEGTTLSMAINALYQTSQQQTLWTHVKAIVLSKNALNGKLEDIFNTLLHSGELRYTPWIYGTEQSIPDVLAPSALLNQSTQTIELFEPVKLYKQFSSFEPIRLHQLLDGFREPASVILLPSITNRNQTWSNGDKNPPLIKTDGFFVISNGTSQGKVTGEEANGTRFVNYEHVYRYPLYVYKNGGKTPDLTLKLHDPHTKISARKEGSGVTFDLVTSAEGIIVEEHGPHQSPQTMEEAAGKQIESEIRDTFEKTKSRQIDSYGLVEHLYRHDLALWKEQVQNRADPIKRFKLGKVKVHVKILNASTYKYTE
- a CDS encoding response regulator transcription factor — encoded protein: MYKVMLVDDERVILEGISQVVDWAAAGTELVDTARNGIEALDKIGHSRPDIIITDISMPGLDGLGLIEKASEAYPGLRFIMLSGYKEFEYARRAMQYGVKHYLLKPCNENQIHDALSELLQEHQDAQVKEHVAGEMKQRLQRVLPHVKEQFLLEFMTNRTYGPVDLEYYQELFNLKLEASQVRLLLFHISDEHDYSHLFAIKNIASDLLPYVLLSTTIEGKLLILLEDSADYTDLRERIEEVRAAFTRLYKLQVTAALSEADHMVQSRRLYREALQCLNHRFFIGEGKLITKNDVAIAGECEGVHAEQDAEQLCQLIKSGNSEEASAEVDRLFERLAGQQLDIEVTRSYVVQLYSAMIHVCPPEEATEFTQRMAELPHMDTLSGLKSFIANSTANLTSGYYKNHISRQSSAVEKMMDIVDKHYGEADLSLNGVAHQMLYMNPDYLGKIFKKVTGENFSNYVNRLRIERACEHIRRGGDVKVFELAELFGFGGNSQYFSQVFKKWTGMTPTEYRRSGI